The Salmo salar chromosome ssa06, Ssal_v3.1, whole genome shotgun sequence genome window below encodes:
- the gopc gene encoding Golgi-associated PDZ and coiled-coil motif-containing protein isoform X2 codes for MSASAGVSPSAQGTALVSPGTGMSMFRWLEVLEKEFDKAFVDVDLLLGEIDPDQADITYEGRQKMTSLSSCFAQLCHKAQTIFQLNHKVEAQLVGLRSELTDVQAEKVVVEREVHDQLLQLHAMQLQLHAKAGQTVDSDSIKDRMERELQANKKEKVKEVKLEAEVKLHKKENEALRRHIAVLQAEVYGARLAAKYLDKELAGRVQQIQLLGRDMKGPAHDKLWNQLEAEIHLHRHKTVIRACRGRNDPKKPLPSPVGHETDVLKKTQGVGPIRKVVLAKEDHEGLGISITGGKEHGVPILISEIHPTQPAERCGGLHVGDAILAVNSINLRDAKHKEAVTILSQQRGEIEFEVVYVAPEVDSDDENVEYEDDGGHRYRLYLDELEEGSAASGNNGTADSASLQALEKMSVIDSPENGDTGISSETPSEETLSKAAESGESSS; via the exons ATGTCTGCCTCGGCCGGTGTCTCTCCGTCAGCCCAGGGCACTGCCCTGGTCAGTCCAGGCACGGGGATGTCCATGTTTCGGTGGCTtgaggttctggagaaggagttTGACAAGGCGTTTGTTGACGTCGATTTACTACTGGGAGAAATCGATCCAGATCAAGCTGACATCACCTACGAGGGTCGTCAAAAGATGACAAGTCTCAGCTCCTGTTTTGCCCAGCTTTGCCACAAAGCCCAGACGATTTTTCAACTCAATCACAAAGTCGAG gcTCAGCTGGTTGGCCTGCGATCGGAGCTGACTGACGTGCAGGCAGAGaaggtggtggtggagagggaggTCCACGACCAGCTCCTCCAGCTCCATGCCATGCAGCTGCAGCTTCACGCCAAGGCTGGACAGACCGTGGACTCGGACTCCATCAAAGACAGGATG gagagGGAGCTGCAGGCCAACAAGAAGGAGAAGGTGAAGGAAGTGAAGTTGGAGGCAGAGGTCAAGCTGCATAAGAAGGAGAATGAAGCCCTCCGCAGACACATCGCCGTACTGCAGGCTGAGGTCTATGGGGCCAGACTGGCAGCCAAGTACCTGGACAAAGAACTGGCTGGAAG AGTTCAGCAGATCCAGTTACTGGGTCGGGACATGAAGGGGCCCGCTCATGACAAACTATGGAACCAGCTGGAGGCTGAGATCCACCTCCACCGCCACAAGACAGTCATCCGAGCCTGCAGGGGGCGCAACGACCCCAAGAAACCCCTACCGTCTCCAGTAGGGCAT GAAACAGATGTATTGAAGAAGACCCAAGGAGTTGGTCCTATTCGTAAAGTAGTGCTGGCCAAAGAAGATCACGAGGGACTTGGAATTTCAATCACG GGTGGTAAGGAACACGGGGTGCCCATCCTGATCTCAGAGATCCATCCTACCCAGCCTGCGGAGCGCTGTGGGGGGCTCCATGTGGGCGACGCCATCCTGGCTGTCAACAGCATCAACCTGAGGGACGCCAAACACAAGGAAGCCGTCACCATCCTCTCACAACAG aggggagagatagagttTGAGGTTGTGTACGTGGCCCCGGAGGTGGACTCTGACGATGAGAACGTGGAGTATGAGGATGACGGCGGCCATCGCTACCGGCTCTACCTGGATGAGCTGGAGGAGGGGTCAGCCGCCAGCGGGAACAACGGCACCGCAGACTCCGCATCGCTACAAG CTCTGGAGAAGATGTCAGTGATTGACAGCCCGGAGAACGGCGACACCGGGATCTCCAGTGAGACGCCATCGGAGGAGACCCTGTCTAAGGCTGCTGAGTCCGGAGAGAGCTCGTCATAG
- the gopc gene encoding Golgi-associated PDZ and coiled-coil motif-containing protein isoform X1, whose translation MSASAGVSPSAQGTALVSPGTGMSMFRWLEVLEKEFDKAFVDVDLLLGEIDPDQADITYEGRQKMTSLSSCFAQLCHKAQTIFQLNHKVEAQLVGLRSELTDVQAEKVVVEREVHDQLLQLHAMQLQLHAKAGQTVDSDSIKDRMPVPSVEEMERELQANKKEKVKEVKLEAEVKLHKKENEALRRHIAVLQAEVYGARLAAKYLDKELAGRVQQIQLLGRDMKGPAHDKLWNQLEAEIHLHRHKTVIRACRGRNDPKKPLPSPVGHETDVLKKTQGVGPIRKVVLAKEDHEGLGISITGGKEHGVPILISEIHPTQPAERCGGLHVGDAILAVNSINLRDAKHKEAVTILSQQRGEIEFEVVYVAPEVDSDDENVEYEDDGGHRYRLYLDELEEGSAASGNNGTADSASLQALEKMSVIDSPENGDTGISSETPSEETLSKAAESGESSS comes from the exons ATGTCTGCCTCGGCCGGTGTCTCTCCGTCAGCCCAGGGCACTGCCCTGGTCAGTCCAGGCACGGGGATGTCCATGTTTCGGTGGCTtgaggttctggagaaggagttTGACAAGGCGTTTGTTGACGTCGATTTACTACTGGGAGAAATCGATCCAGATCAAGCTGACATCACCTACGAGGGTCGTCAAAAGATGACAAGTCTCAGCTCCTGTTTTGCCCAGCTTTGCCACAAAGCCCAGACGATTTTTCAACTCAATCACAAAGTCGAG gcTCAGCTGGTTGGCCTGCGATCGGAGCTGACTGACGTGCAGGCAGAGaaggtggtggtggagagggaggTCCACGACCAGCTCCTCCAGCTCCATGCCATGCAGCTGCAGCTTCACGCCAAGGCTGGACAGACCGTGGACTCGGACTCCATCAAAGACAGGATG CCTGTTCCCTCAGTGGAGGAGATG gagagGGAGCTGCAGGCCAACAAGAAGGAGAAGGTGAAGGAAGTGAAGTTGGAGGCAGAGGTCAAGCTGCATAAGAAGGAGAATGAAGCCCTCCGCAGACACATCGCCGTACTGCAGGCTGAGGTCTATGGGGCCAGACTGGCAGCCAAGTACCTGGACAAAGAACTGGCTGGAAG AGTTCAGCAGATCCAGTTACTGGGTCGGGACATGAAGGGGCCCGCTCATGACAAACTATGGAACCAGCTGGAGGCTGAGATCCACCTCCACCGCCACAAGACAGTCATCCGAGCCTGCAGGGGGCGCAACGACCCCAAGAAACCCCTACCGTCTCCAGTAGGGCAT GAAACAGATGTATTGAAGAAGACCCAAGGAGTTGGTCCTATTCGTAAAGTAGTGCTGGCCAAAGAAGATCACGAGGGACTTGGAATTTCAATCACG GGTGGTAAGGAACACGGGGTGCCCATCCTGATCTCAGAGATCCATCCTACCCAGCCTGCGGAGCGCTGTGGGGGGCTCCATGTGGGCGACGCCATCCTGGCTGTCAACAGCATCAACCTGAGGGACGCCAAACACAAGGAAGCCGTCACCATCCTCTCACAACAG aggggagagatagagttTGAGGTTGTGTACGTGGCCCCGGAGGTGGACTCTGACGATGAGAACGTGGAGTATGAGGATGACGGCGGCCATCGCTACCGGCTCTACCTGGATGAGCTGGAGGAGGGGTCAGCCGCCAGCGGGAACAACGGCACCGCAGACTCCGCATCGCTACAAG CTCTGGAGAAGATGTCAGTGATTGACAGCCCGGAGAACGGCGACACCGGGATCTCCAGTGAGACGCCATCGGAGGAGACCCTGTCTAAGGCTGCTGAGTCCGGAGAGAGCTCGTCATAG